A DNA window from Streptomyces bacillaris contains the following coding sequences:
- a CDS encoding preATP grasp domain-containing protein: MLDFMGRLRTALTGSPDTPLVLLGNFEVEEEWARDEPGLPRVAFTAGSAVVHRMDAFTLLLAGKNDHVVLKAAPDPDHLGHLEELGLDLPRVHTVSGGDPGRTVTRDALADPALQEALRALGPDARIVPHGTSVREEELSGLTGLPLGTPPAALCKAVNSKVYSRAVAEATGLRQTPGWSCENLTELDAAFEEARFLLRVGRRVVVKDAFGVSGKGISVLDDERRLDTLRRMIDRRAARSGDDRVVLVVEEWVDKTADLNYQFTLGRDGSVHFDFVKEAITEGGVHKGHRFPAPLTTLQLDAVRHAVEVIGQRLAADGYFGVVGVDAMTDPQGGLYPVVEINARHNMSTYQVRLQEQFLGPGSHALARHYPVRLRTPLGFGRLRSLLGELLFTGSGSGLLVSNFATVNAAATEDGTPYEGRLHGLLIGDSPRSLERTDEAITARLAALGQEDGA; encoded by the coding sequence ATGCTGGACTTCATGGGCCGGCTGAGAACGGCCCTCACCGGCTCGCCCGACACCCCGCTCGTCCTCCTCGGCAACTTCGAGGTCGAGGAGGAGTGGGCCCGCGACGAACCCGGTCTGCCCCGGGTCGCGTTCACGGCGGGCAGCGCGGTCGTCCACCGCATGGACGCCTTCACGCTGCTGCTCGCGGGCAAGAACGACCACGTCGTCCTCAAGGCGGCCCCGGACCCGGACCACCTGGGCCACCTGGAGGAACTGGGCCTGGACCTGCCCCGGGTGCACACCGTCTCCGGCGGCGACCCCGGGCGGACCGTCACCCGCGACGCCCTCGCCGACCCGGCCCTCCAGGAGGCGCTGCGCGCCCTCGGGCCCGACGCCCGGATCGTCCCGCACGGCACCTCCGTACGGGAGGAGGAGCTGTCCGGTCTCACCGGCCTGCCCCTGGGCACCCCGCCCGCCGCCCTCTGCAAGGCGGTCAACAGCAAGGTCTACAGCCGGGCCGTGGCCGAGGCCACCGGGCTGCGCCAGACCCCCGGCTGGAGCTGCGAGAACCTCACCGAGCTGGACGCCGCCTTCGAGGAGGCCCGGTTCCTCCTGCGGGTCGGCCGCCGCGTCGTCGTGAAGGACGCCTTCGGGGTCTCCGGCAAGGGCATCAGCGTCCTCGACGACGAGCGACGGCTCGACACGCTCCGGCGGATGATCGACCGGCGGGCCGCGCGCTCCGGCGACGACCGGGTGGTGCTGGTGGTGGAGGAGTGGGTCGACAAGACCGCCGATCTCAACTACCAGTTCACTCTGGGCCGGGACGGCTCCGTCCACTTCGACTTCGTCAAGGAGGCGATCACCGAGGGCGGAGTGCACAAGGGCCACCGCTTCCCGGCCCCGCTGACCACCCTCCAGCTCGACGCGGTACGCCACGCCGTCGAGGTCATCGGCCAACGGCTCGCCGCCGACGGGTACTTCGGTGTCGTCGGTGTCGACGCGATGACCGACCCGCAGGGCGGCCTCTACCCGGTCGTGGAGATCAACGCCCGGCACAACATGTCGACGTACCAGGTCCGGCTGCAGGAGCAGTTCCTCGGCCCCGGGAGCCACGCGCTGGCGCGCCACTACCCCGTACGGCTGCGGACGCCGCTCGGGTTCGGCCGACTTCGCTCCCTCCTAGGGGAGTTGCTGTTCACCGGCTCCGGCAGCGGGCTGCTCGTCAGCAACTTCGCGACCGTCAACGCGGCCGCCACCGAGGACGGCACGCCCTACGAGGGCCGGCTCCACGGTCTGCTGATCGGGGACTCCCCCCGGTCCCTGGAGAGAACCGACGAGGCGATCACGGCCCGGCTGGCCGCGCTCGGACAGGAGGACGGGGCATGA
- a CDS encoding fatty acyl-AMP ligase, giving the protein MPERESLVALLRERAAAHGDRPAVGFSADPADPAAYEETTYGQLDETARRIAVLLRSAGVAEGDRVLLLHPPGLGFPRGFTGCLYAGAVAVPAPMPDGYRRQQERLAGIARDARVSAVLTDRVTAEAVTGWARECGLPDLPVLAVDPDSLPPEGDWREPRIGARTVAFLQYTSGSTSEPKGVVVDHGNVLANAEAFVGTVDVRQETRWGGWLPMYHDFGLIGLLITPLTLGSTTVLMSAATFLKRPYLWLRLMDAYDLQVSPAPNFAYDLCVQRVTDAQLEGLDLSRWTHAMNGSEPVRARTLTAFAERFAAAGFRADALTPGYGLAEATLCVSGAPSHRPPVITPVDAGALAEDVFRPAGPATPPEAVRPLVSSGRLCPGVEVVAVDPDDGTVLPEGAIGELWLRGPSVARGYWEKEEQSALTFGGVTRDGRSGWLRTGDRGLSADGELYVTGRIKELLILGGRNLYPHDLEAAVRATHPALERTATAVFTVPSAGDQLVVVQEARPAQLGAASAGELIDGVTRALGREFGVAVPNVVLVRPGDVQRTTSGKIQRTLTRELLLGGELRVVEQRVSPALERARAAHAATGARP; this is encoded by the coding sequence ATGCCCGAGCGCGAGAGTCTGGTGGCCCTGCTGCGCGAACGCGCCGCCGCACACGGCGACCGGCCCGCGGTCGGGTTCAGCGCCGATCCGGCCGACCCGGCGGCCTACGAGGAGACCACCTACGGGCAGTTGGACGAGACCGCCCGCCGTATCGCCGTCCTGCTCCGGAGCGCGGGCGTGGCGGAGGGCGACCGGGTCCTGCTGCTCCATCCGCCGGGGCTCGGCTTCCCCCGGGGGTTCACCGGCTGTCTCTACGCCGGGGCCGTCGCCGTGCCCGCGCCGATGCCCGACGGCTACCGGCGTCAGCAGGAGCGACTGGCGGGCATCGCCCGGGACGCCCGGGTGAGCGCCGTGCTCACCGACCGCGTGACGGCCGAGGCGGTCACCGGGTGGGCCCGGGAGTGCGGCCTCCCGGACCTTCCGGTGCTCGCGGTCGACCCCGACTCCCTTCCACCCGAAGGGGATTGGCGCGAGCCGCGGATCGGAGCCCGTACGGTCGCGTTCCTCCAGTACACCTCCGGGTCGACCAGCGAACCCAAGGGCGTCGTCGTCGACCACGGCAACGTCCTCGCCAACGCCGAGGCGTTCGTCGGCACGGTCGACGTCCGGCAGGAGACGCGCTGGGGCGGCTGGCTGCCCATGTACCACGACTTCGGGCTGATCGGGCTGCTGATCACCCCGCTCACCCTGGGCAGCACGACCGTGCTGATGTCGGCCGCCACCTTCCTCAAGCGCCCTTATCTCTGGCTGCGGTTGATGGACGCGTACGACCTCCAGGTCTCCCCCGCACCGAACTTCGCCTACGACCTGTGCGTCCAGCGCGTCACGGACGCCCAGTTGGAGGGCCTGGACCTGTCCCGGTGGACGCACGCCATGAACGGCTCCGAGCCGGTCCGGGCCCGTACGCTGACCGCCTTCGCCGAGCGCTTCGCCGCCGCCGGGTTCCGCGCCGACGCACTGACCCCCGGCTACGGCCTGGCCGAGGCCACCCTCTGCGTCTCCGGGGCGCCCTCCCACCGGCCGCCGGTGATCACCCCGGTCGACGCCGGGGCGCTGGCCGAGGACGTCTTCCGCCCCGCCGGCCCCGCGACACCTCCCGAGGCGGTGCGTCCGCTGGTCAGCAGCGGGCGTCTCTGCCCCGGTGTGGAGGTCGTCGCCGTGGACCCCGACGACGGCACGGTCCTGCCGGAGGGCGCCATCGGTGAACTCTGGTTGCGCGGGCCGAGCGTGGCCCGGGGCTACTGGGAGAAGGAGGAGCAGAGCGCGCTGACGTTCGGGGGCGTCACCCGGGACGGCCGGAGCGGCTGGCTGCGCACCGGGGACCGGGGGCTGTCGGCCGACGGCGAGCTGTACGTCACCGGGCGGATCAAGGAACTCCTGATCCTGGGCGGCCGCAACCTCTACCCGCACGATCTGGAGGCGGCCGTCCGCGCCACCCATCCGGCGCTGGAGCGCACCGCCACCGCCGTGTTCACCGTGCCGTCCGCCGGGGACCAGCTGGTGGTGGTCCAGGAGGCGCGCCCGGCGCAGCTCGGCGCCGCTTCGGCCGGGGAGCTGATCGACGGGGTGACCCGGGCGCTGGGCCGGGAGTTCGGCGTCGCCGTGCCCAATGTCGTCCTGGTCCGCCCGGGTGACGTCCAGCGGACCACCAGCGGCAAGATCCAGCGCACCCTGACCCGGGAGCTGCTGCTGGGCGGGGAGTTGCGGGTGGTCGAGCAGCGGGTGAGCCCCGCGCTGGAGCGGGCCCGGGCCGCGCACGCCGCGACGGGGGCGCGCCCGTGA
- a CDS encoding acyl-CoA dehydrogenase: protein MSGTGPAAHPSAAELERAFGDPWDPANPVGHAATVAADERDEVVAGGERLLDAYGLGAEFVPVGLGGRLDRLDRLAEVVRTVFRRDPALGLGYGAASFIAAVNVWSSGSDEQRRRLADLLLGGGRVATLYHELEHGNDLAGAAFAARPQADGTLRLHGHKEVVSNAERAGAMVVFARTSDAPGSRSHTQLLLEKSGLPADRYRYRPRFASVGMRGVRLGGIEFDDCPVGPETVVGRLGQGVENAFRSFQITRTALPAMATPILDTGLRTTLRFVRSRRLYGGHAGDLPLVRRTVAEAFTDLLVCDAVATTGTRAVHLLPGATALYSPAVKYLVSKRLMDAMDRLSVVLGAHFYLREGEFAIFQKQLRDLQVVGFGHAARVVCLSTVLPQLPGAARRAARAGGTPALLSRIGAPLPPLDFGRLALAATGPDELAAVPARMAEELAGSTDHRALAGLAAVFAAEAERVRVEASALAPRDLAVGGPADALEIAARWTTVVAAACCLTTWRDNRDGGDPFLADPLWAEAALTRLLGGTGRGDGRLPPERAEPLYRALLDRDDAGLGFDLARRELPG, encoded by the coding sequence GTGAGCGGTACGGGACCGGCCGCGCACCCCAGCGCGGCGGAGCTGGAGCGGGCGTTCGGTGACCCCTGGGACCCGGCCAACCCGGTCGGCCACGCCGCCACGGTCGCGGCGGACGAGCGGGACGAGGTGGTGGCCGGTGGTGAGCGGCTGCTCGACGCGTACGGTCTGGGCGCCGAGTTCGTCCCTGTCGGGCTGGGCGGACGGCTGGACCGGCTGGACCGGCTCGCCGAGGTGGTACGGACGGTCTTCCGCCGCGATCCGGCGCTGGGGCTCGGATACGGGGCCGCCTCCTTCATCGCGGCGGTCAACGTCTGGTCCTCCGGCAGCGACGAGCAGCGGCGCCGGCTGGCGGATCTGCTGCTCGGCGGCGGCCGGGTGGCGACGCTGTACCACGAGCTGGAGCACGGGAACGACCTCGCGGGTGCCGCGTTCGCCGCCCGCCCCCAGGCGGATGGCACCCTGCGGTTGCACGGCCACAAGGAGGTGGTGAGCAACGCCGAGCGCGCCGGGGCGATGGTGGTCTTCGCCCGGACCTCGGACGCTCCCGGTTCCCGCAGCCACACGCAACTGCTGCTGGAGAAGAGTGGGTTGCCCGCCGACCGCTACCGGTACCGGCCGCGCTTCGCCAGCGTCGGTATGCGCGGGGTGCGGCTCGGCGGCATCGAGTTCGACGACTGCCCGGTCGGCCCGGAGACCGTGGTGGGCCGCCTCGGGCAGGGGGTCGAGAACGCGTTCCGCTCCTTCCAGATCACCCGGACCGCCCTGCCCGCGATGGCCACCCCGATCCTCGACACCGGGCTGCGGACCACCCTGCGCTTCGTCCGCTCCCGCCGGCTGTACGGCGGACACGCGGGCGATCTGCCGCTGGTCCGCCGGACCGTGGCCGAGGCCTTCACCGATCTGCTGGTCTGCGACGCCGTGGCCACCACCGGGACCCGTGCCGTGCACCTGCTGCCCGGCGCCACCGCCCTGTACTCCCCCGCCGTCAAGTACCTGGTGTCCAAGCGGCTGATGGACGCCATGGACCGCCTCTCGGTGGTGCTGGGAGCGCACTTCTATCTCCGCGAGGGCGAATTCGCCATCTTCCAGAAGCAGTTGCGGGACCTCCAGGTGGTCGGCTTCGGCCATGCCGCCCGGGTCGTCTGCCTGTCCACGGTCCTGCCGCAGCTGCCGGGCGCGGCCCGCCGGGCGGCCCGGGCCGGTGGAACGCCCGCGCTGCTGTCCCGGATCGGGGCGCCCCTGCCGCCGCTGGACTTCGGGCGGCTCGCCCTCGCGGCCACCGGCCCGGACGAGCTGGCCGCCGTGCCGGCGCGCATGGCCGAGGAGCTGGCCGGGAGCACGGACCACCGGGCCCTGGCGGGGCTTGCGGCGGTGTTCGCCGCGGAGGCGGAGCGCGTACGGGTGGAGGCTTCGGCGCTGGCGCCGCGGGACCTCGCGGTCGGCGGCCCGGCCGATGCCCTGGAGATCGCCGCCCGCTGGACGACGGTGGTGGCCGCCGCCTGCTGCCTCACCACCTGGCGGGACAACCGCGACGGCGGCGACCCCTTCCTGGCCGACCCGCTCTGGGCCGAGGCCGCCCTGACCCGGCTGCTCGGCGGGACCGGCCGGGGCGACGGGCGGCTGCCGCCCGAGCGGGCCGAACCGCTGTACCGCGCCCTGCTCGACCGCGACGACGCGGGGCTCGGCTTCGACCTGGCGCGCCGCGAGCTGCCCGGCTGA
- a CDS encoding acyl-CoA dehydrogenase family protein gives MTLLDERLRTLQHTAREWAEQLRPLALALEEDPDRVRDHLDLPLFSYLSRTPVPRAYQPDPITVDGQAYYGTGGLERVVFCEEIAAVDAGMLLAAPGPSLSGVLVSLLGDEEQQSWFYGRLMERTSWTFLALTEPERGSDAASLTTSLTSREKDGPLLLNGAKRFIGNAARSDVGVVFARTRPGPLGVVAALVETGGPGFEAVPFETVGLRGNQICEVRLTDVEVPAERVLGRHLSPTRRGLMGAVQGFNRLRPGVAALALGIARGAYEYVVAHRRTLRADEAAGLERMALRIEGVRRLVYRAGAAVDRDDPGLGALASAAKARAAQLAEEVTLEALEYFGPGARLEHPLLDKFARDARGVEFMEGTRNIQRLNVFQGLSQGKIDRG, from the coding sequence GTGACCCTGCTCGACGAACGGCTCAGGACCCTCCAGCACACCGCGCGCGAGTGGGCGGAGCAGCTCCGGCCCCTGGCGCTCGCCCTGGAGGAGGACCCGGACCGCGTCCGCGACCACCTGGACCTGCCGCTGTTCTCCTACCTGTCCCGCACCCCCGTCCCGCGCGCCTACCAGCCCGACCCGATCACGGTGGACGGCCAGGCGTACTACGGCACGGGCGGGCTGGAGCGGGTGGTGTTCTGCGAGGAGATCGCCGCCGTGGACGCGGGGATGCTGCTGGCCGCGCCCGGCCCCTCGCTCTCCGGAGTCCTGGTGTCCCTGCTCGGCGACGAGGAGCAGCAGTCCTGGTTCTACGGGCGGCTGATGGAACGTACGTCCTGGACCTTCCTCGCCCTCACCGAACCCGAGCGGGGCTCGGACGCGGCCTCGCTCACCACGTCCCTCACCTCCCGGGAGAAGGACGGCCCGCTGCTGCTCAACGGGGCCAAGCGCTTCATCGGCAACGCGGCGCGCAGCGACGTCGGGGTGGTCTTCGCCCGCACCCGGCCCGGCCCCCTCGGTGTGGTGGCGGCGCTCGTGGAGACCGGCGGGCCCGGCTTCGAGGCGGTGCCGTTCGAGACGGTCGGGCTGCGCGGCAACCAGATCTGCGAGGTCCGGCTGACCGATGTGGAGGTGCCCGCAGAACGGGTCCTCGGGCGCCATCTCTCCCCCACCCGGCGCGGGTTGATGGGCGCCGTCCAGGGGTTCAACCGGCTGCGCCCGGGGGTGGCCGCCCTGGCCCTGGGCATCGCCCGGGGTGCGTACGAGTACGTCGTGGCCCACCGTCGTACGCTGCGGGCGGACGAGGCGGCGGGGCTGGAGCGGATGGCGTTGCGGATCGAGGGGGTGCGGCGGCTGGTGTACCGGGCGGGGGCCGCGGTGGACCGGGACGATCCGGGGCTGGGCGCGCTGGCCTCGGCGGCGAAGGCGCGGGCCGCCCAGCTGGCCGAGGAGGTCACCCTGGAGGCCCTGGAGTACTTCGGTCCCGGGGCGCGGCTGGAGCATCCGCTGCTCGACAAGTTCGCCCGGGACGCGCGCGGGGTCGAGTTCATGGAGGGGACCCGGAACATCCAGCGGCTGAACGTGTTCCAGGGACTGTCCCAGGGGAAGATCGACCGTGGCTGA
- a CDS encoding 3-oxoacyl-[acyl-carrier-protein] synthase III C-terminal domain-containing protein, with translation MTALRAVTAHLPSRSVPVASLQGELNLSDGQLRVMHRVFGLSQVLREPTGTVAELMLATARGLDALRGREQLVRYVVQARTMPAVAPYPVNPLHEVRDALGLGHAQVFSVFQHACASGLLAVDLCGKLLAADGDPDALALVLTGEKTFTPAARTVPGTAVNGEASAAVLVGVGGERDRVLGYATRTHGRFNAALSLTPEVAAQFQQAYPAALAEVLLAAAERAGTTLDELALILPHNVNRVSWVRLCRDLGIPLEKVLLENVPVTGHCFCADPFLNYRTAADRGLLQPGDRYLMAAVGLGATFSAMVLQH, from the coding sequence GTGACCGCGCTGCGGGCGGTCACGGCCCATCTGCCGTCCCGGAGCGTGCCGGTCGCCTCACTTCAGGGGGAGCTGAACCTGAGTGACGGTCAGTTGCGCGTGATGCACCGGGTGTTCGGGCTCTCCCAGGTGCTGCGCGAGCCGACGGGGACGGTGGCGGAGCTGATGCTCGCCACCGCCCGGGGGCTGGACGCGCTGCGGGGGCGGGAGCAGCTGGTGCGCTATGTCGTGCAGGCCCGGACCATGCCGGCGGTCGCGCCCTACCCGGTCAACCCGCTGCACGAGGTACGGGACGCGCTGGGCCTGGGCCACGCCCAGGTGTTCAGCGTCTTTCAGCACGCCTGCGCCTCCGGGCTGCTCGCCGTGGACCTGTGCGGCAAGCTGCTGGCCGCCGACGGCGACCCGGACGCGCTGGCGCTGGTGCTCACCGGCGAGAAGACGTTCACCCCGGCCGCCCGGACCGTGCCCGGCACAGCCGTCAACGGTGAGGCGTCGGCGGCGGTCCTGGTCGGCGTCGGCGGGGAGCGCGACCGGGTTCTCGGCTACGCGACCCGCACCCACGGCCGGTTCAACGCGGCGCTCTCGCTCACCCCCGAGGTGGCCGCCCAGTTCCAGCAGGCCTACCCCGCCGCCCTGGCCGAGGTGCTGCTCGCCGCCGCCGAGCGGGCCGGGACCACCCTCGACGAGCTGGCACTGATCCTGCCGCACAACGTCAACCGGGTCTCCTGGGTGCGGCTCTGCCGCGACCTCGGCATCCCCTTGGAGAAGGTGCTGCTGGAGAACGTGCCAGTCACCGGCCACTGTTTCTGCGCGGACCCCTTCCTCAACTACCGCACCGCCGCCGACCGGGGACTGCTCCAGCCCGGCGACCGCTATCTGATGGCGGCGGTCGGCCTCGGCGCGACCTTCTCCGCCATGGTGCTCCAACACTGA
- a CDS encoding acyl-CoA dehydrogenase family protein, producing MSALTAAELERALGDPSDPKTLFSYARCAELDRAEAFPEAICAELDRLGLPRQYVPEAYGGALTGLQELADLVRVVARRDLTVAIGHAKSYLGAACVWTAGTPEQARPLADRLVAGAPVSWGLTERAHGSDLLATGLAAVPDGSGGYRLTGEKWLINNATRGELICVLARTDPAGGPRALSLFLVDKDRLESGVYRCLPKQRTHGIRGADISGIAFDGALIPADALVGEAGHGAETVLRTLQLTRTVCTALSLGAADHALRQAAAFTSGRELYGGRLTRFPHVRRTLGRAHATLLACEAVSLVANRSAGALPGEQSVAASVVKSFVPERVDALIADCGELLGGRAFLTEVHEYGSFQKLARDHRVVGIFDGNQAVNRNALINQFPVLARRYREGRVDPAGLSAAVTPGSPLPPVAPGRLELVSRGGSSLVQNLPSAVAALRTAEGTDPRLLALAERLLARCETLHGELAALRPARIASARAFDLAEEYEECFAGAAVLNLWLAGAGRPAHRPELGLWARPELWQDGLWARAALAAVLGRRGQEPGDGAESDALYDAVEAVGAAPAAGKETR from the coding sequence GTGAGCGCGCTGACCGCCGCCGAGCTGGAGCGGGCGCTCGGGGACCCGTCGGACCCGAAGACGCTGTTCTCGTACGCCCGTTGTGCGGAACTCGACCGGGCGGAGGCGTTCCCCGAGGCGATCTGTGCGGAGCTGGACCGGCTCGGCCTCCCCCGGCAGTACGTGCCCGAGGCGTACGGCGGCGCGCTCACCGGTCTCCAGGAGCTGGCGGACCTGGTCCGGGTCGTCGCCCGGCGCGATCTCACGGTGGCGATCGGCCATGCCAAGAGCTATCTCGGCGCGGCCTGTGTCTGGACGGCCGGGACTCCGGAGCAGGCCCGGCCCCTGGCCGACCGGCTGGTCGCCGGGGCGCCGGTCTCCTGGGGGCTGACCGAGCGCGCCCACGGCAGCGATCTGCTGGCGACCGGGCTGGCCGCCGTGCCCGATGGTTCGGGCGGCTACCGGCTCACGGGTGAGAAGTGGCTGATCAACAACGCCACCCGGGGCGAGCTGATCTGTGTGCTCGCCCGGACCGATCCGGCGGGCGGGCCGCGCGCCCTCAGCCTCTTCCTCGTCGACAAGGACCGGCTGGAGTCAGGTGTCTACCGCTGTCTGCCCAAGCAGCGCACCCACGGCATCCGGGGCGCCGACATCAGCGGCATCGCCTTCGACGGGGCCCTGATACCGGCGGACGCCCTCGTCGGGGAGGCCGGGCACGGTGCCGAGACCGTTCTCCGGACGCTCCAGCTCACCCGTACGGTCTGCACCGCGCTCTCCCTGGGCGCCGCCGACCACGCGCTGCGGCAGGCGGCCGCCTTCACCTCGGGGCGCGAGCTGTACGGCGGCCGACTGACCCGTTTCCCGCATGTGCGGCGGACCCTGGGCCGCGCCCACGCCACGTTGCTGGCCTGCGAGGCGGTGAGCCTGGTCGCCAACCGTTCGGCCGGTGCCCTGCCCGGCGAACAGAGCGTCGCCGCGAGCGTGGTGAAGTCCTTCGTGCCGGAGCGGGTCGACGCGCTCATCGCCGACTGCGGCGAACTCCTGGGCGGCCGAGCATTTCTGACGGAGGTACACGAGTACGGCTCCTTCCAGAAGCTGGCCCGGGACCACCGGGTGGTGGGCATCTTCGACGGCAACCAGGCGGTCAACCGCAACGCCCTGATAAACCAGTTCCCGGTGCTGGCCCGCCGCTACCGGGAGGGCCGGGTGGACCCGGCCGGGCTCTCGGCGGCGGTCACCCCCGGCTCGCCCCTGCCGCCCGTCGCACCCGGCCGGCTGGAGCTGGTCTCGCGGGGCGGCTCCAGCCTCGTACAGAACCTGCCGTCCGCCGTCGCCGCTCTCCGTACGGCGGAGGGGACCGATCCCCGGCTGCTCGCCCTGGCCGAGCGGCTCCTCGCCCGCTGCGAGACGCTCCACGGGGAACTGGCCGCGCTGCGGCCCGCGCGGATCGCGTCCGCGCGCGCCTTCGATCTGGCGGAGGAGTACGAGGAGTGCTTCGCCGGAGCCGCAGTGCTCAACCTGTGGCTCGCGGGAGCCGGGCGGCCCGCCCACCGTCCCGAGCTGGGGCTATGGGCCCGGCCCGAGCTGTGGCAGGACGGGCTGTGGGCCAGGGCCGCGCTCGCCGCGGTGCTCGGCCGGAGGGGCCAGGAGCCGGGCGACGGCGCCGAGTCGGACGCGCTGTACGACGCCGTGGAGGCCGTCGGTGCCGCCCCCGCGGCCGGAAAGGAGACCCGGTGA
- a CDS encoding acyl carrier protein — MPATDHPTELREWIAHRVADYLECAPEAIDPGVPLSDYGLDSVYAFVLCGDLEDHLGFPVDPTVVWDHRSVEELSAHLAGVAAGHRADPPGTAP, encoded by the coding sequence TTGCCCGCCACCGACCACCCCACCGAACTGCGGGAGTGGATAGCCCACCGGGTCGCCGACTATCTGGAGTGCGCTCCGGAGGCGATCGACCCCGGGGTCCCGCTCAGCGACTACGGACTGGACTCCGTCTACGCCTTCGTCCTCTGCGGGGACCTGGAGGACCACCTCGGCTTCCCCGTCGACCCCACCGTCGTCTGGGACCACCGCAGCGTCGAGGAGCTGTCGGCCCATCTCGCCGGGGTCGCCGCCGGGCACCGCGCGGACCCGCCGGGGACGGCTCCGTGA
- a CDS encoding acyl carrier protein yields the protein MTTMSDLTRTTVVTRINESLGHVLQRELEPADESPRLFDDLGLDSTSVLELLMRLEDELGIEFDTDSLEQHHFDSVGTLADYVIEQA from the coding sequence GTGACCACCATGTCCGACCTCACCCGCACCACCGTCGTCACCCGGATCAACGAGTCGCTCGGCCATGTCCTCCAGCGCGAGCTGGAACCCGCCGACGAGTCGCCCCGCCTCTTCGACGACCTCGGCCTGGACTCCACCAGCGTGCTGGAGCTGCTGATGCGGCTGGAGGACGAACTCGGCATCGAGTTCGACACCGACTCGCTGGAGCAGCACCACTTCGACAGCGTCGGCACCCTCGCCGACTATGTGATCGAGCAGGCCTGA
- the lysA gene encoding diaminopimelate decarboxylase, whose translation MTGEFRIQGLGIYRLTEEFGTPLYLYDGDVLRTQFEGLRTPLHPALEMFFSLKANPNVSVCALLRSLGARAEVSSMAELVTALRAGVPAHDIIFLGPGKSREEIAACLTEGILATVVESFEELALVDELAAEHGVQAPVALRVNPGFAVKGSGLTMGGKPRQFGIDEEQVLATEGLAERHPHVRLMGVHAYLGTRILDEDVIVENSARILDLAERVSEQLGFALELVDVGGGLGVGYFEKERDLDPKVLADGLNPLIETFTRAHPTTRLLLELGRYLTAPAGTYVVRVRYVKTSLGENFAVADGGTNHHMAAVGIGSFVKRNFPMRLLNRLDEPADQPWVVTGPLCTPNDTLGKNVSLPPVRAGDLIGVDRSGAYGPTASPVFFLSHGYPAEVLVDGGRAHLVRDRDTTDDLLGRQHRYDPPAAGAGASTEGK comes from the coding sequence ATGACGGGGGAATTCCGTATCCAGGGGCTGGGCATCTACCGGCTCACCGAAGAGTTCGGCACTCCGCTCTATCTGTACGACGGGGACGTGCTGCGCACACAGTTCGAGGGGCTGCGCACCCCGCTGCACCCGGCGCTGGAGATGTTCTTCTCGCTCAAGGCCAACCCGAACGTCTCGGTCTGCGCCCTGCTCCGCTCGCTGGGCGCCCGCGCCGAGGTCTCCTCGATGGCCGAGCTGGTTACCGCGCTGCGGGCCGGGGTCCCGGCGCACGACATCATCTTCCTCGGGCCAGGGAAGAGCCGGGAGGAGATCGCCGCCTGTCTCACCGAAGGCATCCTGGCCACCGTCGTGGAGTCCTTCGAGGAACTGGCACTGGTCGACGAACTCGCCGCCGAGCACGGCGTGCAGGCCCCGGTCGCCCTGCGGGTCAACCCGGGTTTCGCGGTCAAGGGCTCCGGTCTCACCATGGGCGGCAAGCCCCGCCAGTTCGGCATCGACGAGGAGCAGGTCCTCGCCACCGAGGGGCTGGCCGAGCGGCACCCGCACGTCCGGCTCATGGGCGTCCACGCCTATCTGGGCACCCGCATCCTCGACGAAGACGTCATCGTCGAGAACTCCGCGCGCATCCTGGACCTCGCGGAGCGGGTCTCCGAACAGCTGGGCTTCGCCCTCGAACTCGTCGACGTGGGCGGGGGCCTGGGCGTCGGCTACTTCGAGAAGGAGCGGGACCTGGACCCGAAGGTCCTGGCCGACGGCCTCAACCCGCTGATCGAAACCTTCACCCGAGCCCACCCCACCACGCGGCTGCTGCTGGAGCTGGGCCGCTACCTGACGGCCCCGGCGGGCACCTATGTGGTCCGGGTCCGCTATGTGAAGACCTCCCTGGGCGAGAACTTCGCCGTCGCGGACGGAGGCACCAACCACCACATGGCCGCCGTCGGCATCGGCTCCTTCGTCAAACGCAACTTCCCGATGCGGCTCCTCAACCGCCTCGACGAGCCCGCCGACCAACCCTGGGTGGTCACCGGCCCCCTCTGCACCCCCAACGACACCCTCGGCAAGAACGTTTCGCTGCCGCCCGTCCGGGCCGGGGACCTCATCGGGGTCGACCGCTCCGGCGCCTACGGCCCCACCGCCTCTCCCGTCTTCTTCCTCAGCCACGGCTACCCGGCGGAAGTGCTCGTGGACGGCGGCCGGGCCCATCTGGTCCGGGACCGCGACACCACCGACGACCTGCTGGGCCGCCAGCACCGCTACGACCCTCCGGCCGCCGGGGCCGGGGCATCCACCGAAGGAAAGTGA